The Engystomops pustulosus chromosome 4, aEngPut4.maternal, whole genome shotgun sequence genome contains a region encoding:
- the NUDT4 gene encoding diphosphoinositol polyphosphate phosphohydrolase 2 isoform X1: MMKFKPNQTRTYDREGFKKRAACLCFRNEREDEILLVSSSRYPDQWIVPGGGMEPEEEPGGAAVREVYEEAGVKGKLGRLLGIFEQNQDRKHRTYVYVLTVTEVLEDWEDSVNIGRKREWFKVEDALKVLQCHKPVHAEYLEKLKLGCSPTNGNSVGPPLSDNSSLYVTSAQTSGLPSTVR; the protein is encoded by the exons ATGATGAAGTTCAAGCCGAACCAGACTCGGACTTATGACCGGGAAGGCTTCAAGAAGCGGGCGGCCTGCCTGTGCTTCAGGAACGAGCGGGAGGATGAG ATCCTGTTGGTCAGCAGCAGTCGCTACCCGGATCAATGGATTGTACCAGGTGGAGGGATGGAGCCTGAGGAGGAGCCTGGTGGAGCTGCAGTCAGAGAGGTGTATGAAGAG GCTGGCGTGAAGGGGAAGTTGGGGAGACTCCTGGGAATATTTGAG CAGAATCAAGACAGAAAGCATCGGACCTACGTATATGTACTCACTGTCACTGAGGTTCTAGAAGACTGGGAAGACTCTGTGAACATTG GGAGAAAGCGGGAGTGGTTTAAAGTTGAAGATGCCCTTAAAGTCTTGCAGTGCCACAAGCCAGTTCATGCTGAATATTTGGAAAAACTGAAATTGGGATGCTCTCCCACTAATGGAAATTCTGTAGGTCCACCCTTATCGGACAACAGCTCTTTATATGTAACCTCTGCACAGACTTCTGGCTTGCCGTCAACAGTGAGATAA
- the NUDT4 gene encoding diphosphoinositol polyphosphate phosphohydrolase 2 isoform X2, with protein sequence MMKFKPNQTRTYDREGFKKRAACLCFRNEREDEILLVSSSRYPDQWIVPGGGMEPEEEPGGAAVREVYEEAGVKGKLGRLLGIFENQDRKHRTYVYVLTVTEVLEDWEDSVNIGRKREWFKVEDALKVLQCHKPVHAEYLEKLKLGCSPTNGNSVGPPLSDNSSLYVTSAQTSGLPSTVR encoded by the exons ATGATGAAGTTCAAGCCGAACCAGACTCGGACTTATGACCGGGAAGGCTTCAAGAAGCGGGCGGCCTGCCTGTGCTTCAGGAACGAGCGGGAGGATGAG ATCCTGTTGGTCAGCAGCAGTCGCTACCCGGATCAATGGATTGTACCAGGTGGAGGGATGGAGCCTGAGGAGGAGCCTGGTGGAGCTGCAGTCAGAGAGGTGTATGAAGAG GCTGGCGTGAAGGGGAAGTTGGGGAGACTCCTGGGAATATTTGAG AATCAAGACAGAAAGCATCGGACCTACGTATATGTACTCACTGTCACTGAGGTTCTAGAAGACTGGGAAGACTCTGTGAACATTG GGAGAAAGCGGGAGTGGTTTAAAGTTGAAGATGCCCTTAAAGTCTTGCAGTGCCACAAGCCAGTTCATGCTGAATATTTGGAAAAACTGAAATTGGGATGCTCTCCCACTAATGGAAATTCTGTAGGTCCACCCTTATCGGACAACAGCTCTTTATATGTAACCTCTGCACAGACTTCTGGCTTGCCGTCAACAGTGAGATAA
- the NUDT4 gene encoding diphosphoinositol polyphosphate phosphohydrolase 2 isoform X3 — MVTSPGISIVLVTVDRGGFSILLVSSSRYPDQWIVPGGGMEPEEEPGGAAVREVYEEAGVKGKLGRLLGIFEQNQDRKHRTYVYVLTVTEVLEDWEDSVNIGRKREWFKVEDALKVLQCHKPVHAEYLEKLKLGCSPTNGNSVGPPLSDNSSLYVTSAQTSGLPSTVR; from the exons ATGGTCACATCACCGGGCATCTCCATTGTTCTGGTGACAGTGGATCGTGGAGGCTTCTCG ATCCTGTTGGTCAGCAGCAGTCGCTACCCGGATCAATGGATTGTACCAGGTGGAGGGATGGAGCCTGAGGAGGAGCCTGGTGGAGCTGCAGTCAGAGAGGTGTATGAAGAG GCTGGCGTGAAGGGGAAGTTGGGGAGACTCCTGGGAATATTTGAG CAGAATCAAGACAGAAAGCATCGGACCTACGTATATGTACTCACTGTCACTGAGGTTCTAGAAGACTGGGAAGACTCTGTGAACATTG GGAGAAAGCGGGAGTGGTTTAAAGTTGAAGATGCCCTTAAAGTCTTGCAGTGCCACAAGCCAGTTCATGCTGAATATTTGGAAAAACTGAAATTGGGATGCTCTCCCACTAATGGAAATTCTGTAGGTCCACCCTTATCGGACAACAGCTCTTTATATGTAACCTCTGCACAGACTTCTGGCTTGCCGTCAACAGTGAGATAA
- the NUDT4 gene encoding diphosphoinositol polyphosphate phosphohydrolase 2 isoform X4 has protein sequence MEPEEEPGGAAVREVYEEAGVKGKLGRLLGIFEQNQDRKHRTYVYVLTVTEVLEDWEDSVNIGRKREWFKVEDALKVLQCHKPVHAEYLEKLKLGCSPTNGNSVGPPLSDNSSLYVTSAQTSGLPSTVR, from the exons ATGGAGCCTGAGGAGGAGCCTGGTGGAGCTGCAGTCAGAGAGGTGTATGAAGAG GCTGGCGTGAAGGGGAAGTTGGGGAGACTCCTGGGAATATTTGAG CAGAATCAAGACAGAAAGCATCGGACCTACGTATATGTACTCACTGTCACTGAGGTTCTAGAAGACTGGGAAGACTCTGTGAACATTG GGAGAAAGCGGGAGTGGTTTAAAGTTGAAGATGCCCTTAAAGTCTTGCAGTGCCACAAGCCAGTTCATGCTGAATATTTGGAAAAACTGAAATTGGGATGCTCTCCCACTAATGGAAATTCTGTAGGTCCACCCTTATCGGACAACAGCTCTTTATATGTAACCTCTGCACAGACTTCTGGCTTGCCGTCAACAGTGAGATAA